taaaatagttttgcttGTTAAGACATTCTTAGTTGATAACATTGTTCTTTGAATGTCATTCCACTACCTCTTGGGCTCCATTCTTCTGTTAAGAAATTGGCTGTTAATCTTATTAAGGCTTCTTTGCATGAAATGAATCAttctctcttgctgctttcaaggTTCTTTTTGTCTTTGGCTATTTGACAGTTTGAATATGATGTGTTTGGGTATAGGTCTCTTTGAGTTTATCCTACTTGGAATTAATTGATCTTTTTGGCTATGTTCATTAATATTATTCACAAATTTTGGGGAGTCTGGggctattatttcttcaaatattcttacTTTACctgtttttctcctccttctccattcccttttattcttattcttgGATTCCCATTATGCATATGTTTATATGCTTGAAGCATCTGTCACAGATCTCAAGGTTCAATGAATTTTTCTTCACctatttctttctgttccttggATAAGATAAACTCAATCAAACTGTCCTCAAATTCACtggttctttcttctgcttgctcACTTAAGTCATTGTACCCTTCAACTTCaggatttctgttttctcttttcaaaatactttctatcTCACTACTGATATTCTTTATTTGATAAGACAATATTCTCATACTTTTCTTTAGTTATTAGATAAGATTTAAAgtaactgatttaaaatcttgGTCAGTTAGTTTAATTTGTGGGTTTCATCAGAGACATTCCCCAACTTATGATTTTTTTGACCTCATGATGGTGTGGAAGTTTTGAGTTTTGAATTGGATCCTTTCTTAGGATAACAGTGTGCAGTATAAAACCTTCTCATGTTGCTGGACAACCACTGCTCCCAGTCCGCCATGCAATCATGAGGGTGAAGTATCAGTGTTCTGAATGTACTTTGTCGCTGGTGTGTTGGGATATTGCACCTGTGTTTTCACATCCCCTCATGTCTACAAAATGCTCACTGTGTGTCTTGTTTTGAGTGAGAAGAGGAAGGCAATTACTCTTGAgatgaaattcaaaataattgcCCAGTATGAAAGTATCAAGGCAGAAATGGCCATTGCATGCTAGTTAGGACTTTCACCATCAACAATCTTGATCATCTTAAAGGATGAGAAGCTTGTTAGCAATGCTGTGAAACTGTCACTTAAATATTGCCtttaagaagaaaagagatgGCCTCATTGATGATATGATAAAAATGAGTTCTTCCTTGAATGGAAGACCAGATACAGACGTACATAACACTTAGCCTAAGGATGATTCAAATGAAGGCAAGGAATATTTTCAACACACTAACAGAGCATACCAGTATtctaatacacacacaaatgtttgTAACATTTCATGAATAGTTCAAATGCTTCAAAAGTCACCATAATTTTTGTAATATGAAAGACAGTGGTAAGATAGCAAGTGTTGTTATTGAAGATGCTGAAGATTTTAAGCAAGAGCTGCATAGGATAATGAGGATGAGAAAAATCTGCCAGAATAAACATTCTATGCTGACGCAACAATATTTTACTGGGATCATACACCAgaacatccatccatccatcaagaATGCAAGATAATGTTGGTTTTCAGGGCATTCAAAGACCATGTGATAATGCTTTTAGATGGAGTCGTTGCTGGGGTCAAAGTAAAGCCTTTCACAGTTAGTTTCTTGGAGAACTCTAAAGTATGTAATGTTGTGAGAAATCACGTGTTTTGGGTTTATTATCACCATAACAAGAAAGCCTAGATGAGGCCAGCAAATTTGAAGGCTAGCTTTTGAACTGTTTTACTCTACAGGCAACGGAATATCGTAGACAAAACAATATGTCACTCAAGCTTCCTCTGATTTTAGACAATGCTCCAGGGTATTCACATCCTACCAGTCACATGTATTCCAATATAAGGGCTGTGTATTTGCCACAGAATACAGTCACACTCATTAGACCAAGAAACAATAGTTTTGGTTCATTGTACGGTACATGCTATCATATATATGCCAATTGTTTGTGCAAGTTATTGAAGCCACTGAATCCAGCCAGAGGTTCTGAGAGCTTTGGAAAAGGTTTAATATTCTGAATCTTATCCAGAACATAACTGCAGCATAGGAAGAAATCACACAGTCATTCATGAATGGCATTTGGAAGAAAGTTTTGAAGGCATCTGTGAACACATTCAAAGGCTTTACCAAAGATTTTGCTGTTGACAAAATGGTAAGTAACAAGGCATCAGTGATTGGGGAACAGATTGAACTGAATACTGATAAAGAGGATATTCATGAGCTTTTTTGGTACTGTGGTTGAAGAGCTTTCTAACAAGGGGCTGATCAAACTGGAGGAATAAAGAAGTAAAGAAATtgaggcagagaaagaaaaatatatatccaaGAAAGTTCACAACAAAGAAACTGGTGGAGGTGTTTGCTACTACCAGCAATGATATATGAATGTTAAAAAAACAGCACCAATTAATAGACGTtccttggattagacaaagggaatgaagggaagggagaaggtatgggaataggaaagatagtggagtgaatcagacataactttcctatgttcatatatgaatacaccaccacaTCATGTTCAAGCACCAGAATGggctcctaattagaataagttatactcgtTGTATGCCCAGATAcactctcctgtcatgtatatataaaaagaacaaataaaaaaagaaagaaagtggcaCCAATTATGAGAGATCCTTCTGAGCTGACAGGCAGACAGGTTGATACAGGAGGCTCTTTTGTTTGCTACTGAGAAATTCATAATGCAAATCAGAAACAAACTGTAAAGTCAAGATGACATTTTTCTGAGGAACACTATAGTTGCCAACCTATCAAGTGTGAATGTCCCAGTGCCTTCTTTCAGTTATTCCCAAGCCTCATCAGAAGACAGCAAAGTGGATAGCCCTGTTGCAGTAGCATCTCTATCATTCAGCGTCAAACATTTTTCAGGACCTGTGTGCTATTTGTTGTGATAATGGTGAGCACCCATATGAccattctctttttcattttcagtctggTATCCAATAATCACATGAGATAGTGAATGCTTCATTATAAAATAGCCTTTGTGGTAGATGAACCAACCATGGGCCAAGAGAAACACTCTGAGAATGTTTCAAGTAGGCTAGGCTGAGCTATAATGTTTGGAAGGTTAGATGTATCAAATGCATTATTGactaatgatatttttaatttacaatgaGTTTGTTGGGACATAATCCCACTGCAAGTTGAGGAGTAGCTGTGATTTTGATTACTTCTTCCTACTGGTATATggaccatatttttttttgttcatttgcatGTCTCATAACTTGTAGTTGAAaactggtgttatggtttagatgtcaggtgtccccccaaaatcccacatgtgaggcaatgtgagcaggttcagaggagaaaggattaggttgtgagagccttaatccaatcagtgaatttatTACCTGATTAGAATAATTGAGTAGTAATtgaaggcaagtagggtgtggctggaggaggtggagcattgtgggtgtggctttggggtatatctCTCTTCCTCCTGATCACCACGTGGCTGCTTCCCCctgctacactcttctgccatgatgagcCCCAAAGGAATGTAGCAggtttctatggactaagacctctgaaaccataagccccaaataaacttttcctcctaaaattgttaTGGTCAGATATTTCAGTCACcccagcaaaaaagctgactaaaacagttgggtttgaattatataattttccaACTCTTGAAATCAGATTCTGCCCCTCCCAAGagtttgttgttgctgctgttattgttgtttgtttgctgagTGATTTTCTGCACTGATTTTGTGCCGTCTGTATTCTTTGTCTTTTGTGGCCATTGGTCTTTCTGCTCAGTTGGCTTAGTGGTGAACTAATGATCGAACAGACATTTCCTTAAATGCCTGGGACTATGTAGTCGCCCAGACTTTGAAAAAGGGCTTTCACTTTGTGAAAGTGTTAGAGAATGCCTTTAATGATCAAACCAACAGTTAATAAATTGCCTTACCCTGCACTTCCTCTCTCCAGCCCCAAGGTTAGCCTGAGGTGGAAGCTTAGGatcttttcaggtcttttctaCGCATGCCCACAGGCATGGGCCCACAAACATCTGATCATACACTTGTGGCCTAAATCCTCAAGGATGTGGAGAGCCTTTCAAAGCCTCTATGAATGTCTCACTCCCTAGTTTCCCCTTAAAGCCATTTCTTAGCCCATTGTTCACTCTGTTAACCAGCAGCTGACATTCAACACTCGCCTCTAATTGTTTTCAACAAATGCTCTGAGTGGGAATAATTTTCACACTGGGTGAGCTCTGAGCCAACAATAGCCTTGCAAGGGTGGAGTCACTTGGGGGGAATAACCAGACAAGTCAAATAATGAAGATTTCCCTAGAATGAGACTTCTAAGGAGCTTTACTGTGCCTCTGGTGGGGGCCAGATCCTGGTGTTCCCTGGTATTGTGGCATACAGGTTTTCAAGTCTACTGCAAAGAGCAGATGGAGAGATGGAATAAATCAAATTAAGGCAACAAAAACTCTGCCATTCATGCTGAGATTAagactttttattaaataaatgttataaatgcTTTCCCAATTGCTGTAAACCTATGGTTAGTTTCCAGAATTCTGAGAAATTTGATTCCTAAATTGTAGTGAGCTTTCTTATTGCTTTTATTGAGAAGAGAGAGTTTTGGAGATTCTTACTTCTCTATTTCTGCTGATTTCACTCTTTTATTTGACCATATCATGAACTACAGATTATTCtaatataaacaataattaaGACTGGAAAATATTGTCACTATAAGCATACAAGATGAGGCTAGCATATAGTTAAGACTGTTTTATTACTTGTGACTTGTTTAGGGATTACGATAAGTAAATCTTGGTTTAGTGTGAAAACTGAGCTGCCATTGTAATGCCAGactcgtgggaccccaatagacctccaggagccgaatccgatgtaatcacacaagagtctttattgcaagctggagcctggatTCACAACTGTTCCCGACacagcagtcccagggagtgagtcctgatcctttgttcagtgagattttataggtttggggggatactctgtgcgtcacaacatcacacagcaaatcatttcatacggagggaaaatcaaacaacaactcttaacattgattagcacattcggTGGTGGGAACAAGATggataggggtgattggttagtacaagaagggGATTCTTTTGAACTGATGGGTTTAGGCCACGTGgagtgtacgtgctaaactacatgatTTCCCAAcgtgttatcaaccaccataaactacctgggggtcatctggcatcccaggtatttccctgtctcatgttgattggaggttgctaggggggttgccatgggtcctcacctagcctaactgagtcagggacacctggcgccaccgcagacctctcctgttatttacagacaaacaactcagcagggtgggtatgtacttaggagtgctctgtgggtttttccaaggacaagggtcatgccccttccttaggacaggccttgaggtagaagctgctgttatttatttattttaaaaaatggagccaCATTAGTTTCTCACCATCTTCCGCATTCCTTGATTTAGCCACCCAGCCAGCTGGCCAGCCCCAAGCAGAGCATCTACCACAATCAGGGCCATATACTGTAATTCCAGATACAAGtggtaaaaatatttgaaaagtgatGAATTCTGACTTCTGACTTATTTTGAGTAAGGaataaaatagtttaattttttttaagctcaAGTACTCTAGAAGAATCTAATGTCACCTTGAGAATAAGGGATTTAAGAGCTAAACCTTTAAGAGAGTATGtaaagtagaaatagaaaatgttctTAAATAGTTTGTCCTAAGAGGAAGATTAGAAATTGGTCAAATAAAGGCCCTTGGGTTTATGAGTTCAAAGTGAAACCAGTCTAttgatgaataaaacattttcctgaataaatattataaaatttttaaaaatttacttatgaAATACCAAGGAAATGAGATTCTTGACTGAACCTTTTTCTGAGATCTGGGAAATTCATGTCCATTGAATTAGTTCCcccacttctttctttctatagAAAAGTCGGAAAAATAAATGATGAGGTATAAAGTAATCCATTCCCAATCCCCAAATTGATAGCAATAATGTTAATAACAGTctattttatatcaaagaagaaagcTTAAGATAATTGAAATGGAAATTAGTGTTTAAAATGTAGAAACCTTTTAGTACATTCTATTTCTACTTATTTTAagcaaattattttactttagtaTGTATGTGTATTGTGTTCTTTGGAGGGGGGAacttcactatttaaaaaaaaatgttttccttataaGATAATATGAGTATTTGTTTGAAACTATAAACGTTCAAGATGAAGGGCAGCTTGAATATCCTGGGTGGATTATTTCACAAGGTAGGAATGCACCCAACATCACACTGTGGCTCAGAGatgcataattattattattaatcaatTAAACTGAATACATaagaacataatttaaaattgtattaagtGAGATTAGTgataatttttccttctctatatcAATTTATGGCACTCAGTTAaccttttaaaagtatattagtTAAGATTAAGAAAAATGTCCAAATTTTCTAGATAAGAAAGGGATTTTGTTATATGGACAATACATTATTTCTCTGCTTACCTGGTACAGCCAGGAACCGTTTTTCAATGTTAaataggagagggaaagggagagggagagggtcagagagagagagagagagagagagagagagagagagatgtgtgtgGCAATTTGGCTTAAATGACATAAACATGCCAGATCTTGGCTTCACACTAATTAAGATAGAAAATCATACAATGTCCTTGCCTTGTGGTGGAAGCTCAGTACAGCTGAAATGTCATTGCAAATACAGGAGGACAGGGGCTTTTCAGTGCCTAAACAGGAGTTCAGAGAACCCTGGGCTGACCCTGAGCATTGGTGCCATGTGGCCATTTGTAGGGAAACATGACTCTTGGAGTTCTGTGGGGATCTTTGATCAGGTCTCTTGCTGGAGAACCTGCTTAGTCCCAGGCTGGGTTTTGGAGATGTTAATCACCGGGTCactttgagagatttttttttccagccagaCTCCCAAATTAAAGCCATTCCAATGAGAACCTAGAGAATAGTGCAGGTCATGTTGTATAAACCAGGTCGgactttgaaaaatgaaatgtctttttcttaACGTCGCTAGTACAAACAACCGGCTTATGACTGCTCCCTGAAAATCTAGGCAACACCGCGGGGTCTTTGTTGCTCAGTTTCTAGTACATTTATATCAACAATTTCTGATTTTAGGATGGGTTCAAAGGCTGGGgcatcatttaatttattttatcttttgcatCTGCAATATAATAAAGAACTGTCTAGATTTCATATGGCTTTTCATTTTGCCATTATGTAATTCCCCTGTATaagtatttttattctcattttaaaattaaagaactcAAAGCCCGGGTTAAAGGACTTAGTTTTCATTACAGAAATAGCAgggctggaatttgaacccagatctCTCCACCTCCCAAATCCTTTCTTTCTTATGTATCACCCTCCCTCCTGATGGAGTCTGTAGTTTCCAAGTCATTTTTCCTGAGTGCCCCCTTACTGAACATTTTCTTCTCATCATCTAAAGAGGATTAAAAATGTGCATGCCTGTGCGTTAGGAAGACTCAGCTTACCTAAGTGTTCCAGTCCCCGGAGCCCCCTGTTTGCTCCATAATAAAAGAATATAGCAGAAGCAGGAGTTCTGCTTTCCAATGACTTACATCACCCTGCAGACAATTGGCAGGCAGGAGAGGGGCAGCTGCCACACTCTTCAGATATCTCTCTATTTAAAGTTCAAAGAGACGCTGGATAACAATAAGGAAGAGGTAAGCGTGCCCTGCCCCTGCAGTGCCACTCCACAGCAGGAAGAATGGCCGGGAAAGGTAAGAGCCAAGGCACAGATTCTTTAGCAAAGAAGGATTCGGGACTTGGGTTTATTTGTGTTTCTTAGCATTTGCATTCTAAAGAACAGGGTACCTCTGCTAAAGGATCATTAGCCATTTTAATGTAGCTGCCAAAAAGGAATTCTATAGATATGCCGTTCAGAAATCATGCCTATGAGTTGTACCGAATTTTGAAAGAATCAGACAATCAAAGGAGCTTAATCTTATTCATGCTCATTTTGAAAGATGAGTTGTCAACCATGATACTTCTCTGGATGTGAGGTCGTTGGGGTGCTGGGTCAGGGTTAAGGACAGCCAAGTTCTGTGCTGGATCCACTAATGGGCCAGGTGAATTTGGAGCAGTCGCTGGGCTTCTCCCAGCCTGCTTTCTGattgtaaaatgagaaaatttggcTTAGTCATCTCTAATAAGCTCCAtacctaaatttatttttttctgctctttaaacatttttcatgtttacATAATTGACTCCAATATAATAAAATAGGCTGAATATATCTGTGCTAAGATGTGTTCTTTAAAAACCTGCAGGAATTTTTGCTCTTAATTCCAACAACGACCTGGTACAATATGTTTCTTCTCGTCGTCCcccttttacagataaggaaactgacacATGGCTAAGTTTAGTGTCTGTCCACAGGCACTGGAGTGGTGGCAGCAGGTCTGGGCTTGGGCAGTCTGGACTCACAGTGCAGTGCCCTTAAGAGCACCTCCAGCGGTCACCACGTGGTGTGCTCAGAGCTGGACAAAGAGAGAAGCATTTCGAAATTACTCTCtggatttaaaaagaagttttgcTCTTGTGCTGATAACATGAGTGTGCAGAGTATGTCGGGGCTTATGTACCCCCATTTCCAAACAGTGCTACACATAGAGGAAAAGCCAGAAATATCAGTGCTCAAAGAACACTAGCGAGGGTTACATTTGAGTGCCGAAATGCATGGCAAGTTATACTGTTTTACAAGGAATAGAAAGTAATAGAATATTTACTTTTAGAGCTTTATTAAATgcaaatttcattaaaatatgccttattaaattttattaaatatgcttgcataaaatatttataagtattCAATTGAAAGATCAATATTAATTTTCAAGTTCTTTGAAACTGACAAAAATCCATTCTCATTTATATGAACAGTTAAACATTTACTGTCCTATATTTTCACTGTACTGGCCCCTTAACTCACGAACAGGCTCTTGTCCAAATGAGAGTCAAGGGCATCTACTGCTATACACGTACAGCCAGAGCACACGATGGGCAAAGAGCATTCTTATTAACCGATTCACgcctcaagttcaaggtcacagtGAGAAGAGCAGCAAGGGAAGACCACTCTAGTCATCAGTTAAGAGAGATGCAGACCCTTGCAAAAATAGCTTGCAAGTATTAAAGTTCCTTTAAACTTCAGAGAGTTTGCTTTTATGAAAGCATGTTCTAATTTTAGAAATGTCTTGTCTCTTGATGACTTTATATTAATAGCGTTTAAAAAGCCCTTCACAGTTGGAAGTGCTGGGAGGTGTGGTGGGGAGAGCACTTGGAGAGAACATGCCTCCCTGTAGCTAACGGCAGACCTGGCTGTGCTTTCCAGATAAGAATTGGAGTCCTGAACCCTGATTCTGAGCTGTCTTCCTGTGCTGTCTGAACCTTTCCACAAGGTGTATGTGCACAAGTGTTTGCTTGAATGAGCAGGATTGATGCAGTGACTATTTACAAATTGCTTTTCACTGGTAAAGATACAAATAGGAGGGGCCAGAGAAATATGATAGTCAAAACACCTTCCCTTCGTGAGTTGTTGGGTTATTGCTGCCTAGAGATTCCAGTTCAGTGCTGGTTGTTATAATGAACAAGTTTAAAGAAATAGtctcttttcttcatttgaaaatgatTATGTAAGGTAtgctcttttcctttccctgtgGAATATAAAGCCAGTCATTGAGACCAAGAACAATCCTCCAACACTTCTCCACATTATGATTTCCAGTTTTGTGGGAACCACCTCCGAGTTACAGCGGGTGGTGGTTGGGTAAGCAGCCCTCAAGGTGTCATTGCACAAATGACAGATGTGTTCTGTGTACACTAACCTCACGGGGCCCCTGGAGTTGACAAAGCCTAGCATGCATTGTACCATTTGACCCTTACCACTCCGGGAGGTAGTTATCAAACATCTTGTCACCTAGACCTTCAAGTAGGGAAGTTCCAGCTGAgagctgcccaaggtcacacactaTAAAAGGACAGCCTTTGGTAttccaaggggctggggctgaccCACAGGCATCCTTAATACAGAAGAAAGAATACCTATGCACGGGATGCTAGGGAGTGAATTTTCCCTTCACATTACCATACACTTATTCTCTTGTTCAGAAGATTTAACACCAAAACGACTTAACTAatcattttcctttgtttatttttaagcagaGTCCACGTTACAGCACTTTCTGGTCCCCATTCTTCTCCTGATCGGCTGGATTGTGGGCTGCATCATAGTGATTTATGTTGTCTTCTCTTAGGCAGGTGAGGGTTTTAACAATTGAATAGGTTTGTTTATTCATAGCATATATTGCTTCAGAAATATTCTCTATTTTCCTAATGGAACTTTTTGTCATTTAGGCAAGAAGACCTCAGATTGGCGTCTTTTAGAAGACTTCAGAAAGATGTGAATGTGACTGATTAATAAATGTgtctcatgttaaaaaaaaaaacctgcagtgTTCAGCATCACTTTATTAGTTTGGAATATTAGCTGGTGCTTTGGTTCATAAACATCTCTTCAGGAACTTATTTAAAATCATTggttaaaaaaagattataagaaAACATGGGTGAATTTCTCTATATCCAGAGAGTAGGCAAACTCCTAACCATACATAAGCAATGGggaaaaatttgataaatttaattaaatatgttgcccccccccaaaaaaatatggGAGAATGAATTGAAAGGAAGAACAGACCATTCATAAAAAACAAAGCGTAAAGTTAAACTTGGCTCTTAATCTCTTGctaataacaagaaaaatgaaattaaaactactaTTGAGGAGCCATTATTCACTTACcaggtataaaaaaataaagatgcttaCATATTGAAAATGTGGGAAATAGCATGTTCACACACTGTCTTTGCAAATCCAAAATGGAACAactttttgagagagggtctttcTCTGTTGGCCAAACTAGTCTTGAACTTTAGGACTGAGTGATCATCTTGCCTCAGgcttcccagtagctgggactacaggtgtagACCATTGCACCAGGCTATGTACCGCATTCTGGGGGGATTTGGCAGCTGGATCTCTCTGAATGCACtttgttttacagttttttttaaattctataattattttagaatttgaaaaggaaaaagtaatcTCCCAAATTTAAAATAAGCTAGAACAAACCTAATAGAGTATCAAGTTGGTGGTATAGACACAAAGAGTACAGAAATCTCCCCAGTGACTTAAAAACAGTGTTTCTTTACTGTATATGTTGTGAGGCAGACAGCTTAAAACCATGTTCAGTGATGTTTTTGTTAGTGGTAATATGGATATTATTGGTTTGAAAGTCAGACCATCAGtataaatgtcaaataaatgCCTAGTGATCTTGAATTGAATAGCAACTATTAATATGAACTCACTACTTATTTTCcttcttataaaaaataaatatgtttcatAGTTCTGATCACTGAAAATGCCTGGTTGGGGAGGAGAACcctgctttcattgtgtcttgAAGGACCAGCCTCCACTCAAGATAGTCAGGGGTCCTGTGTGGGAGGCCGACATAACCTGTGACCAGTGTTGGCTTCCCCTCCTGGTCGGCTGAGGCACTGTTGGTCACCCTGTGCTCTGGTTGCTTAGGTAACTGAAGACAGTAACCCTGATCTTGAGGGTAGAGAAAATGCAAATGTGTCTTCGTGCAGGGGCGTGCCTTCCCACATCCCCAGGGATCCAGCTACGCTCacctgtccttgtaaccctgccccctttgaccttcattggatggaaatTTCTAAAGAATCTAGAGTTCCCCCCAGTAAAAGTGCACTCTGAACTGTGCTCGAGCTCTCTCACCAGCATCTAGTGAGACTCCTCACTCTCCCATTTGGGGAACTTGAGGCCGAGGGCAGAGGAGCCATCTGGGGCTTGatttaaaggtaaattgtgtgtctgtgttttattttgatgccTTAGGGAGTTCACTCCAGCGACCCTTAGTTTAGCTATCTGTGGGGGTTGTACACGGCAGTCCTGGCCTAGTCTGAGTCAGGAAATACACAATGTGATTTGCACTGTTTTAATTGGATAGTTCAGTCTGATGACACCTGTACCCCTTGATCAATCTCACTGCCCAGAAAGGGTTAAAACTAGACCTTGTGTGCCTCCTGATAGGGCAACAAGTACACTGGGCCACCCAGGAAGACTGCTTCCCAGACACAGTACCTCAAGGGAAACTAGTCTCTGGATCAATCTAGCAGGCCATTCAAGACAAAAATCCTGATTGCGCATTCAGCCAAGTCCAGAGTGTGGAAAACTGAAGCTCACAGCCCAGGTTTTCTAACAAATACCTGGCACTGAGAAGTGGGGCGGGTGAGGAGGCTATTCCAGAATATGCGAGAGCAAACAAAAGTGGTGTATGGACCTacaaaagacacttttttttgtatttctgtgataAAGATTTAAGagaattgttattaattttattcattgtaaCAATGGCAActcataatagaaaacaaaaacctttatCTGGGAGAGACACATACTGAGTTATCTGCTGGGGAGACGATAGGGATTTCATTAAATTATCCT
This window of the Ictidomys tridecemlineatus isolate mIctTri1 chromosome 3, mIctTri1.hap1, whole genome shotgun sequence genome carries:
- the Strit1 gene encoding sarcoplasmic/endoplasmic reticulum calcium ATPase regulator DWORF isoform X2, with translation MAGKESTLQHFLVPILLLIGWIVGCIIVIYVVFS
- the Strit1 gene encoding sarcoplasmic/endoplasmic reticulum calcium ATPase regulator DWORF isoform X1 produces the protein MAGKAESTLQHFLVPILLLIGWIVGCIIVIYVVFS